The following are encoded in a window of Bradyrhizobium sp. WBOS07 genomic DNA:
- a CDS encoding acetate/propionate family kinase — MDTILVVNAGSSSVKFQIFSVEGEGRLRRQIKGQMDGIGSRPRLKASAAAGDPLADRAYPIEAVPDVSTAMGIAGAWLREELRIHPIAVGHRVVHGGPDFDKPVLIDHGVVARLERFANLAPLHQPHNLAPIRSILTNFPALPQVACFDTAFHRTHGALADYYAIPHQLHAEGVRRYGFHGLSYEYIARNLPNVAPEIAKCRVIVAHLGSGASMCAMKNGRSVESTMGFTALDGLPMGTRPGQLDPGVVLYLMAEKGMSAAGVQDFLYRECGLKGLSGVSNDMRELEKSDDPKAKLAIDYFAYRIGLNAGMLAAALQGLDAFVFTAGIGENSATIRARVVEQLGWLGVALDPVQNARHAQLISQPGSLIPVFVVPTDEELMIAQHTLSLLMSTPSSNPRQERVS; from the coding sequence ATGGATACGATCCTCGTCGTCAATGCCGGCTCTTCCAGCGTCAAGTTCCAGATCTTCTCGGTCGAGGGTGAAGGCCGGCTGCGGCGGCAGATCAAGGGCCAGATGGACGGTATCGGCAGCCGTCCGCGGCTGAAGGCAAGCGCTGCGGCGGGCGATCCCCTGGCCGACCGTGCTTATCCGATCGAAGCGGTGCCGGACGTTTCCACCGCGATGGGCATCGCCGGCGCCTGGCTCCGCGAGGAGCTTCGCATTCACCCGATCGCGGTCGGGCATCGGGTGGTTCATGGCGGCCCGGACTTCGACAAGCCGGTCCTGATCGACCACGGCGTGGTGGCTCGGCTGGAGCGCTTCGCCAACCTTGCACCGCTGCACCAGCCGCACAACCTCGCCCCGATCCGCTCGATCCTGACGAACTTTCCGGCATTGCCGCAGGTCGCCTGCTTCGACACCGCATTCCATCGCACACATGGGGCCCTGGCGGACTACTACGCGATCCCGCATCAGCTTCATGCCGAGGGCGTGCGGCGCTACGGCTTTCATGGCCTATCCTATGAGTATATCGCCCGGAACCTGCCGAACGTTGCGCCAGAGATCGCGAAGTGCCGGGTGATCGTGGCTCACCTCGGCAGCGGCGCCTCGATGTGCGCCATGAAGAATGGGCGGAGCGTCGAGAGCACCATGGGCTTCACCGCGCTGGATGGTCTGCCGATGGGAACGCGGCCGGGCCAGCTCGATCCCGGCGTCGTGCTCTACCTCATGGCCGAGAAGGGCATGTCGGCTGCGGGCGTGCAGGACTTCCTCTATCGCGAATGCGGGTTGAAAGGTCTTTCCGGGGTCAGTAACGACATGCGCGAGCTGGAAAAGAGCGACGATCCCAAGGCAAAGCTTGCGATCGACTATTTCGCCTATCGGATCGGCCTCAACGCCGGCATGCTGGCGGCCGCACTGCAGGGGCTCGATGCCTTCGTCTTCACCGCCGGGATCGGCGAGAATTCCGCAACCATTCGCGCCCGCGTCGTCGAGCAGCTCGGTTGGCTCGGCGTGGCGCTTGATCCGGTCCAAAACGCGCGCCATGCGCAATTGATCTCGCAGCCCGGCAGCCTCATTCCGGTTTTCGTCGTCCCGACCGACGAGGAGCTGATGATTGCGCAGCACACGCTGTCGCTTCTGATGAGCACACCATCGAGCAACCCCAGACAAGAGAGGGTGTCATGA
- a CDS encoding MaoC family dehydratase translates to MRVFSDFKEIKAAVGTEIGVSDWIEITQERINQFAEATCDEQWIHVDQKRAKKEMPGGKTIAHGLLSLALAPLFIRSVIGLKGLRNTLNYGADRIRYLAPVPAGSRLRGRVTVAEAEDVPPDGLRVNYHLVIEIEGGTKPACVAELIALHYR, encoded by the coding sequence ATGCGCGTATTCAGCGATTTCAAAGAGATCAAGGCGGCCGTCGGCACCGAGATCGGGGTGAGCGATTGGATTGAGATCACCCAGGAACGGATCAACCAGTTTGCAGAAGCGACCTGCGATGAGCAGTGGATTCACGTCGACCAGAAGCGCGCCAAGAAAGAGATGCCGGGAGGCAAAACCATCGCCCACGGGCTGCTGTCGCTCGCGCTCGCGCCCCTCTTCATCCGATCGGTGATCGGCCTGAAGGGCTTGCGCAATACACTCAACTATGGCGCGGACCGGATCCGCTACCTGGCACCCGTGCCGGCAGGATCCAGGCTGCGAGGACGCGTCACGGTCGCCGAGGCGGAGGACGTGCCGCCCGACGGCCTGCGCGTCAACTATCATCTCGTGATCGAGATCGAAGGCGGCACGAAGCCGGCCTGTGTCGCCGAGCTGATCGCGCTGCACTATCGGTAA
- a CDS encoding DUF2254 domain-containing protein, translating to MQLWLIPTLYAIGSVAAGLLMPRLEATFLAVSLNLSTSSAQAYLSAVASGMMALTGIVFSIAFVLVQFNAVVYSPRLVVWFARDRLLFHSLGMFVATFMYSLSTLAWVDRQGAEGVPFLSAAIVAAMLVASVLMLAQLVQRLNNLQIIRVLQALGDIGRQVIVGTYQAVPWRTSGKAVRAQPFQGPPELTVRHIGNPQSVTSIDIAGLVGHARRMDGFIMMECGVGDTLLEGSVILHAHGANALVGEKQLSACVHLDEQRTFEQDPKYAMRLLVDVAIKALSPAINDPTTAVQAIDQIEDMLRRLAKCDLEACRAYDDDGVLRVVYRMPTWEDYLALAFDEIRQFGSTSIQVMRRLRAALAELGDCARGEHAKLVRDYLGHLDSGIERSSFDAQDRAAARIEDRQGLGLSHHHGVASPAASNEEGRVVS from the coding sequence ATGCAGCTTTGGCTGATACCCACGCTCTACGCGATCGGGAGCGTCGCGGCCGGCCTTCTGATGCCGCGCCTGGAAGCGACGTTCTTGGCGGTCAGCCTCAATCTGTCGACGTCCTCCGCCCAGGCTTACCTGTCGGCGGTTGCTTCGGGCATGATGGCGTTGACCGGCATCGTGTTTTCGATCGCTTTCGTGCTCGTTCAATTCAATGCCGTGGTCTATTCGCCCCGTCTCGTGGTCTGGTTTGCGCGCGACCGGCTGCTGTTCCACTCGCTCGGTATGTTCGTCGCGACCTTTATGTACAGCCTCTCCACGCTGGCCTGGGTCGATCGCCAGGGGGCTGAAGGCGTCCCATTTCTCTCGGCCGCGATCGTCGCAGCCATGCTGGTGGCGAGCGTGTTGATGCTGGCGCAGCTTGTTCAGCGCTTGAACAATCTCCAGATCATACGGGTGCTGCAGGCGCTGGGCGATATCGGCCGGCAGGTCATCGTCGGCACGTACCAGGCGGTCCCGTGGCGCACGTCCGGCAAGGCCGTGCGAGCGCAACCTTTCCAAGGTCCGCCGGAGCTGACGGTCAGGCATATCGGCAATCCGCAGTCGGTGACGTCGATCGACATCGCCGGGCTGGTTGGCCACGCCCGCCGCATGGACGGCTTCATCATGATGGAGTGCGGCGTCGGGGATACCTTGCTCGAAGGCAGCGTGATCCTGCATGCGCACGGAGCGAATGCCCTCGTTGGAGAGAAGCAGCTGAGTGCATGCGTTCATCTCGACGAGCAGCGCACTTTCGAGCAAGACCCGAAATATGCGATGCGACTCCTCGTCGATGTCGCGATCAAGGCGCTGTCTCCCGCCATCAACGACCCGACGACGGCCGTGCAGGCCATCGACCAGATCGAGGATATGCTGCGGCGGCTGGCCAAATGTGATCTGGAGGCGTGCCGGGCGTACGATGATGACGGCGTTCTCAGGGTGGTCTACCGGATGCCGACTTGGGAGGACTATCTCGCGCTGGCTTTCGACGAAATCCGCCAGTTCGGATCGACCTCCATTCAGGTCATGCGCCGCCTGCGCGCTGCTCTCGCCGAGCTCGGCGACTGCGCCCGCGGGGAGCATGCAAAACTCGTCCGCGACTATCTCGGTCACCTCGATTCAGGGATCGAACGGTCGAGCTTTGATGCGCAGGACCGCGCCGCGGCCCGCATCGAGGACCGGCAGGGTCTCGGCTTGTCGCATCACCACGGCGTGGCGAGTCCGGCAGCCTCGAACGAAGAGGGGCGGGTGGTCTCGTGA
- a CDS encoding 3-oxoacid CoA-transferase subunit B — MDAQEIIARRVAQELKPGNLVNLGIGIPTLVANYVSPDLKVFFQSENGLIGTGPIPEQGLEHPLLTDAGGKPISALPGASTFDSAMSFALIRGGHVDVTVLGGLQVDAGGHLANWMIPGKMVPGMGGAMDLVSGAKRVIVAMQHAAKGKSKIVKQCNLPLTSSRPVSLVVTDLAVIGFPDGKATLIETAPGVSVGEVMAVTDAELHIGERIPEMKI, encoded by the coding sequence ATGGACGCACAGGAGATCATCGCTCGCCGTGTTGCGCAGGAGCTCAAGCCGGGCAACCTCGTCAATCTCGGCATCGGCATTCCAACGCTCGTCGCCAATTATGTCTCACCCGATCTGAAGGTGTTCTTCCAGTCCGAGAACGGGCTGATCGGCACTGGACCCATTCCCGAGCAGGGGCTGGAGCACCCGCTGCTCACAGATGCCGGTGGAAAGCCGATCAGCGCGCTGCCGGGCGCGAGCACGTTCGACAGCGCAATGTCCTTTGCATTGATCCGCGGCGGCCATGTCGATGTCACCGTGCTCGGCGGCCTGCAGGTCGACGCAGGCGGCCACCTCGCCAACTGGATGATCCCCGGCAAGATGGTCCCCGGCATGGGCGGCGCCATGGATCTGGTGAGCGGCGCCAAACGGGTCATCGTCGCCATGCAGCATGCGGCGAAAGGCAAGTCGAAGATCGTCAAGCAGTGCAACCTGCCGCTGACCTCCAGCCGGCCGGTGAGCTTGGTGGTCACCGATCTCGCCGTGATCGGCTTTCCCGATGGCAAGGCCACCCTGATCGAGACCGCCCCCGGCGTCAGCGTCGGCGAGGTCATGGCCGTCACCGACGCCGAGCTTCACATCGGCGAGCGCATTCCCGAAATGAAGATATGA
- a CDS encoding phosphate acetyltransferase yields the protein MGSNVMAAETGPSQSSSKYDRLIAAAKAVPPVSTIVVHPCDETSLRGAVDSAQAGIIRPILVGPEGKVRDTARKFDLDISGFEVVDAAHSEDAASKGVELIHAAKGEMLMKGSLHTDELMRAVTAKAGGLRTDRRISHVFVMDVPAYAETLFVTDAAINIFPDLDAKRDIIQNAIDLYVEAGFGKAPRVAILSAVETVTSKIPSTIEAAALCKMADRGQITGGVLDGPLAFDNAIDPEAARIKGIKSEVAGRAQILVVPDLEAGNMLAKNLAYFAKADGAGIVLGARVPVVLTSRADTARARMASCAVASLYANARRQRAPTIAA from the coding sequence ATCGGGAGCAACGTCATGGCAGCGGAAACCGGGCCATCGCAATCGTCCAGCAAGTACGATCGGCTGATCGCGGCAGCCAAGGCCGTCCCCCCGGTGTCAACCATCGTGGTCCATCCCTGCGACGAGACTTCGCTGCGTGGGGCCGTCGACAGCGCACAGGCCGGCATCATCCGGCCCATCCTGGTCGGCCCTGAAGGCAAGGTCAGGGATACCGCCAGAAAGTTCGATCTCGACATCTCGGGCTTCGAGGTCGTCGATGCCGCGCATAGCGAGGACGCCGCCAGCAAAGGGGTCGAGCTGATCCACGCTGCAAAGGGCGAGATGCTGATGAAGGGCAGCCTGCATACGGACGAGCTGATGCGGGCCGTCACGGCGAAGGCCGGAGGTCTGCGCACCGATCGCCGCATCAGCCATGTGTTCGTCATGGACGTGCCGGCCTATGCGGAGACCTTGTTCGTCACGGACGCTGCCATCAACATCTTTCCCGATCTCGACGCCAAGCGCGACATCATCCAGAATGCGATCGACCTCTATGTGGAGGCTGGCTTCGGTAAGGCACCGCGCGTGGCCATCCTGTCGGCGGTCGAGACCGTCACCTCCAAGATTCCATCGACGATCGAGGCGGCTGCGCTGTGCAAGATGGCCGATCGCGGCCAGATCACCGGTGGCGTGCTCGACGGACCGCTGGCGTTCGACAATGCGATCGACCCCGAGGCGGCACGCATCAAGGGCATTAAGTCCGAGGTCGCAGGCCGGGCGCAGATCCTCGTCGTTCCCGATCTCGAGGCCGGCAACATGCTGGCAAAGAACCTCGCCTACTTCGCCAAGGCCGATGGCGCCGGCATCGTGCTCGGCGCTCGCGTGCCGGTGGTCTTGACCTCGCGGGCCGATACGGCGCGAGCGCGAATGGCCTCTTGTGCGGTGGCATCGCTTTACGCCAACGCGCGTCGCCAGCGCGCCCCCACGATTGCGGCGTGA
- the fabI gene encoding enoyl-ACP reductase FabI → MIPVYPDTKVALKGKKGLVVGIANDQSIAWGCARAFRALGAELAVTYLNDRAKKHVEPLAQALEAPIFVPLDVMVEGQTEQVFERIAKEWGQLDFLLHSIAFSPKEALHGRVVDVGREGFLKTMEVSCWSFLRMAHLAEPLMKNGGTMFTMTYYGSQMVVENYNIMGVAKAALESAVRYAAAELGPKGIRVHAISPGPLATRAASGIPEFDELMDKAQSKAPARSLVSIDDVGNATAFLALDGAKLMTGGVLYIDGGYHIID, encoded by the coding sequence ATGATTCCCGTTTATCCGGATACCAAGGTTGCCTTGAAGGGCAAGAAGGGGCTCGTCGTCGGTATCGCCAACGATCAATCCATCGCCTGGGGCTGCGCCAGGGCTTTTCGGGCGCTCGGAGCCGAGCTCGCCGTGACCTATCTCAATGACCGCGCGAAGAAGCACGTCGAGCCGCTCGCACAGGCGTTGGAAGCGCCGATCTTCGTGCCGCTCGACGTCATGGTCGAAGGACAGACGGAGCAGGTCTTCGAACGAATCGCGAAAGAGTGGGGGCAGCTCGACTTCCTGCTGCACTCGATCGCCTTCTCGCCCAAGGAAGCGCTGCATGGCCGCGTCGTCGACGTCGGACGCGAGGGCTTCCTCAAGACCATGGAGGTCTCCTGCTGGTCCTTCCTGCGGATGGCTCATCTGGCCGAGCCCCTGATGAAGAACGGCGGCACGATGTTCACCATGACCTATTACGGCAGCCAGATGGTGGTCGAGAACTACAACATCATGGGTGTGGCGAAGGCGGCGCTGGAATCGGCGGTTCGTTACGCGGCGGCCGAGCTGGGCCCGAAGGGCATCCGTGTGCATGCGATCTCGCCGGGACCGCTGGCCACCCGCGCAGCTTCGGGCATTCCTGAATTCGACGAGCTGATGGACAAGGCGCAATCGAAGGCGCCGGCGCGGAGCCTCGTAAGTATCGACGACGTCGGCAACGCCACCGCGTTCCTGGCGCTCGACGGCGCCAAGCTGATGACGGGCGGTGTCCTGTACATCGACGGCGGCTATCACATCATCGACTAG
- a CDS encoding DUF3141 domain-containing protein has product MSMETPNLPGGPLSGLVASAVEYLVDAGQRSVLFLDIMRRRGDQYREHVAQTAPHVLQYAAELIIDGRKLDEPVNYALVRIIPPKDVEIDPERRPFIVVDPRAGHGPGIGGFKADSEIGVAMKAGHPCYFVGFLPEPMPGQTIERIARAEALFIEKVISLHPKADGKPCVIGNCQAGWAVMILASLRPELFGPIIIAGAPLAYWAGVHGKYPMRYSGGLLGGSWLTALASDLGAGKFDGAWLVQNFENQNPSNTLWTKQYNVYSKVDTEADRYLEFERWWGGHVNLNAEEIQFIVDELFIGNNLAAGRIEMSDGKKVDLRNIRSPILVFCSEADNVTPPQQALDWILDCYADVDEIRAYGQTIVYTVHQSVGHLGIFVSGGVAKKEHAEFSENIDLIDVLPPGLYEATFEAKDEETTSSDLVVGKWVMRCEARTLDDIRAMGGNSPEDERRFAAAKRVSEINLAAYRKFVQPWIKNVVSPQVAETMRNLHPLRLQYEAFSSQNPLMATVKSAAEEIEDKRKPVSKDNPFLAFQEQMSKQIVHALDSWRDATEALSETVFLNLYGSPAVQAALGIDPKSEPSRRREMSAEHRAMLEARIAELRSRIGEGGPREAAIRSLLYIGSARGMVDERSIEALRRVRRDYGGPRLSLAEFKMLVREQFFMLLLDQEGALAAISRMLPDDVNQRRSLFESMRDVLSASGELVGEPARRFQRIAALLGLNTEEGSTNNVAPFDQARAS; this is encoded by the coding sequence ATGTCGATGGAAACTCCAAATCTACCGGGCGGGCCCCTGTCCGGGCTTGTCGCCTCGGCGGTCGAATATCTGGTCGACGCAGGGCAGCGCAGCGTGCTGTTCCTGGACATCATGCGCCGACGAGGCGACCAGTATCGCGAGCACGTCGCGCAGACCGCTCCGCATGTCCTGCAATATGCCGCCGAACTGATCATCGATGGCCGCAAGCTGGATGAGCCGGTCAACTACGCATTGGTCCGCATCATTCCGCCCAAGGACGTCGAGATCGATCCCGAGCGGCGGCCGTTCATCGTGGTCGATCCACGCGCCGGGCACGGCCCGGGCATCGGTGGCTTCAAGGCCGACAGCGAGATCGGCGTCGCGATGAAAGCGGGTCATCCCTGCTATTTCGTCGGCTTCCTGCCGGAGCCGATGCCGGGACAGACCATCGAGCGCATCGCTCGCGCTGAGGCGCTGTTCATCGAAAAGGTGATCAGCCTGCATCCGAAGGCCGATGGCAAACCCTGCGTGATCGGCAATTGCCAGGCCGGCTGGGCTGTCATGATCCTGGCGTCGTTGCGTCCGGAACTGTTCGGGCCGATCATCATCGCCGGCGCGCCGCTGGCCTATTGGGCCGGAGTGCATGGCAAGTATCCGATGCGTTACTCGGGCGGACTGTTGGGGGGAAGCTGGCTGACCGCGCTCGCCAGCGACCTCGGTGCCGGCAAGTTCGATGGCGCCTGGCTGGTGCAGAATTTCGAGAACCAGAATCCGTCCAACACCCTGTGGACCAAGCAGTACAACGTCTATTCGAAGGTCGACACCGAAGCCGACCGTTATCTCGAATTCGAGCGCTGGTGGGGCGGCCACGTCAATCTCAACGCCGAGGAAATCCAGTTCATCGTCGATGAATTGTTCATCGGCAACAACCTGGCCGCGGGCAGGATCGAGATGTCCGACGGCAAGAAGGTGGACCTCCGAAACATTCGATCGCCCATTCTGGTGTTCTGCTCCGAGGCCGATAACGTCACGCCCCCGCAGCAAGCGCTGGACTGGATTCTGGATTGCTACGCGGATGTCGACGAGATCAGGGCTTACGGGCAGACCATCGTATATACGGTTCACCAGAGCGTCGGCCATCTCGGTATTTTCGTCTCCGGCGGCGTCGCCAAGAAAGAGCATGCGGAATTCTCCGAGAATATCGATCTGATCGATGTGCTGCCGCCGGGGCTCTATGAGGCGACTTTCGAGGCCAAGGACGAGGAGACGACGAGCTCGGATCTCGTCGTCGGCAAGTGGGTCATGCGCTGCGAGGCGCGGACGCTCGACGACATCCGGGCGATGGGCGGCAATTCGCCCGAGGACGAACGGCGTTTCGCCGCCGCCAAGCGCGTCTCCGAGATCAATCTCGCCGCTTACCGGAAGTTCGTCCAGCCCTGGATCAAGAACGTCGTGAGCCCGCAAGTGGCGGAAACGATGCGCAACCTGCATCCTTTGCGGCTACAGTACGAGGCCTTCAGCAGCCAGAACCCGCTGATGGCCACCGTCAAGTCTGCGGCAGAAGAGATCGAGGACAAGCGCAAGCCGGTGTCGAAGGATAATCCGTTTCTGGCGTTCCAGGAGCAGATGTCCAAACAGATCGTCCATGCGCTCGATAGCTGGCGCGACGCAACCGAGGCTCTGAGCGAGACGGTCTTTCTCAACCTGTACGGATCGCCGGCCGTGCAGGCAGCGCTGGGGATCGATCCAAAGTCAGAGCCGTCGCGCCGGCGGGAAATGTCAGCCGAGCACCGGGCGATGCTCGAGGCGCGGATTGCCGAACTGAGGTCCAGAATCGGCGAGGGTGGGCCTCGTGAAGCAGCCATCCGGAGCCTGCTCTACATCGGCTCGGCCCGGGGAATGGTCGACGAGCGCAGCATCGAGGCGCTCCGCCGGGTCCGGCGCGACTACGGCGGGCCGCGTCTGTCGCTCGCCGAGTTCAAGATGCTGGTTCGTGAGCAGTTCTTCATGCTGCTCCTGGATCAGGAGGGAGCCCTCGCAGCCATCTCAAGAATGCTGCCTGATGATGTCAATCAGCGCCGGAGTTTGTTCGAGTCCATGCGGGACGTGCTCTCCGCCAGCGGCGAGCTTGTCGGTGAGCCCGCAAGGCGCTTCCAGCGAATTGCGGCGCTTCTTGGCCTCAACACGGAAGAAGGGAGCACGAACAACGTTGCCCCTTTCGACCAGGCGAGAGCGTCGTAA